The sequence ATATTGAGCGGGTTATGGGACGATTAACAGGTCTGTCGTTTAGATCGGTGATCTTTTTAGAGGATTTACGCTCCTTTTTCCCTATTGTGATAATTGTGCTAAGGGCTCGTTAAGAGAGAACCCTATGATCTCGTAATACTCTTTTAAAAGAACTTTCTTCATATTTTATTCATCATAATATGCTGGAATTTATACAGAAATTCTGAGAGTCATAAATAGAAAGTTCTCCTAGACTTAGGACTCTAATTTATTCTATGATAACGGAAGATATGCTAAAATCAAGAGTTCTTATTCTACTACCTAATTTATTCCCCGATTCTAGTGAATTTCTTTATTTGAAAGCAGCTAAATAAGTAAAGTTGGCTGTCAGACCATTACAGGATCACTCGATACAGACTGTCAATTGGATTGCAAAACATTGTATAAGATTGCAGTTGGCGTTGCTCGAGGTCTAGAATATCTTCACAAAGGCTGCAATGCAAGAATTGTTCATTTCGACATCAAACCTCAAAATATTCTATTGGACGAAGAATTTTGTCCGAAGATATCTGATTTTGGGCTTGCTAAGCTATACAAGAAGAAGCAGAGTATTTTATCTATGGCCGAGACGAGAGGTACTGTTGGATACATTGCTCCTGAAGTATTCTCTAGGAATTTTGGAGGCGTTTTCTCACAAGTCTGATGTCTATAGCTATGGGATAATGATTCTTGAAATGGCTGGAGCACAAAATAATGTTGGCATTGGATCAAGTCAATCCGGTGAAAATGATTTTATAGACAAAATTTATGAGCAAGTGATCTTACATGAAACTGAGAACATGGATGCAATTGCAAGTGATCAAGATGAGGAAAAAGCCATAGGAAAAATGTTTTCGGTTGGATTTTGGTGTATTCAGACTGTCCCGTCCCAGAGGCCGTCGATGTCTAAGGTTGTGGAAATGTTAGAAGGTAGTCTTAAATCCATACAGATTCCACCAAAGCCATTTCTGTTTACTCCTACGACGCCGTTGGAGCCTAATTCAGACTTGTTCCCGCCTGTATTGTAAATGTAAAGACAGAGAGTTCGTTTGAGAGAGCTTGTTTGTTAGCTTTTTCTATATTCCGCACAAAAAATCAAAAgacattgtttggtttgatgtattattaatctatgtataacttatcacaatcaatttcgccttattttcgtcatattatttatctatttattaattaataattttacattaattaaatcaaataaattataatctatccatcaaatcaaataatgtattaacaatttttttttatttttaatttacattatattacttatctatggattacttaacctatcactcaaaccaaatgGTGCCGAAATGTATTAATTCCTAAACTTGTAAAACCACGTGGGAAAAGAAACCAAAGAAATGTTGAATTTACGTTCTATCATAAAAGAACATGAATGAATTTACGTACGTGTTTCAAGATAATGAAATCatcatattttgaaattttaatttattgaatgatatatgtatatacacgACCATGAAAAAAGTCAAAGTCAAAGCCAAAACATCAATGAGCTTTTTTTCTTTATATTCTATTTTTCAATCTAAATATTTGACTTTGTGCAATTGGATTCTTGTTTCCAAGTGTCAGCCGCCTCAGTACCTTTTAACTGGGAAAATTGCAAAAATCTCGTAAATTGGTTTGTTTCAGCTTCTTCTCGTCAAAAGTTTGATTTTCGTTAACtagaatttttaaaactttgatattttttgGCCGAAGGTTACTAAGCTGTTCAGTTGGCACCAAAGATGCTAATATGACCTAAAAAAAGGTTTACATGAACGCCAAGTGTCCTTGAAAATTGCGAAAAAATTATGGCAAGTTAACCGGTCCCAAAGAATTTTCTCCATGATCTATTTATTGTTGTGATGATGTCTTTAATCTGcttagtaattttttttataaggcaaaaactcctatgagacggtctcaagagTCATTTTTATGAGACGGGTCTCTTGTATGGGtaatccattaaaaaatattacaatttatgccaaaagtattacttattattataaatatgggtaggattgacccgtctcacggatgagaccgtctcacaagagtaTTACTCTTTTTATAATCATTATGACTTCTTGTTATATTTAATGCATGTATTACATATACTAGTAAACAGCACGTGCGCGTGGTGACACTttgtttttataatatatatttattatttttataattatatttagtgGGATTTTCAGGCATcataataaaaaatcatataaaattgaattattaattatgtaatcaactcaaataatataaagattaattttttttcactttGTGTCGTATTAATggtgaatttgtatttttagtcctgtaaattgaatatttttccTTTTTAGTCACGTCACGATACATTTTCATTTTAGTTATGTCACTCGTATATATATTGTGttttattttgatcatttaactcacatgttttttttttaaattatttttggtttttttaccATAATCTATCATGTTTCTCgatcataaaaaatataaaaaattaaaataaatacaaattaaatgatcaaaataaaaacaatatacaagtaaaatgacaaaaatgAAAATGTATCGTAATATGATTAAAACTGAAGAGCATTCAAGTTAGATAATACTCCCCCATCCAATTATATAAATCATGTTTGTCTCAAATTTataggaatatatatatatatatataacattttagtaatattttttttacactcTACCCCTATTAAGTATTAACTATATTTTGAAACTTGtgcattaattttttgaatacaTTCAAAGGTATAAATTAATAGAAAGTTTACAAAATTTGTTTTctcgattatttttttaatatgtgttaaaaaaataatcaaaaaataataagaatgaAAAATATGAAATGAGTCATAATTACACGCATTACCATAGTATCAATTATATAATTTGTTCACTTAatattaataaagaaaataatcTACTAAaccataaaatttattaatttaaatctttttatcataataatcaaactcgaatatatatatatatatattatcattattaattaaatttgtataattattattaaaatttctcttcttaaatatataaaaatatcaaggatttaatttataatctaaaaatttcgtaaatatatatttttaattataactttttatattaatgtcgtaattttgagatttgagttttgttcttttcaagatttatttatatttgattaaCTACAACTCAATTAAAGTCATAAACTAAAATTTATCTTTTACTTTAATATTCTTATCTTTTTTTAATATCAAGGGTTACATTTATACTCTTACATTAATATTTAtggatattaattaatatttacatataatataatagaaatatttattttagggtacttttacttatatatttttaactctaaattttaatattatattacactaaatttttaattctaactttttatattaataccgtaagttttagttttttattttgttcttttCAAGATTTTCAAATTCCTTCATCTCCCATATTCTGAATTGAGATGCAATGTGGTTTGTCTTTTATTCACATACTATTAGACAATAGTTACTACAGAGTCACCGAATTTCGTTATAACTCTTTTAATAAACACATCTGATGAACTAAAACCAATCTCTACAAAATTGACTCACATACTAAgtggcatatatatatataataagaaGGTTATTTACAAAACCCAAAGAACCTCAAGTATCGATGACCTTATGAAAATTATAAATCTGACACATTCAcgaaaatataaatatgaattctCCTAATAAATTTTGTGAATAAATCCATTCAAGATACATtaatgattattgtatgtttTAATTGTCCGGCCACATTCAGTTATAAGTACTCAATagatataatttatattattcaaatttatgtataattattttttttctattatatTATCCTACATTATTCTAGTATTGGAATTAGTTAATACAAAATTGTtaattaacaattttaaaattttatttttttattcacatttttagatcagtaataatatataatagataatttaattctttttttccGATGTTCATATAAAATACATTGATACTtgatagataatatataaatttaaaattattattttttatttacacaaaaatatataaattaaaaactaaaaaagataaaatgttaaaaataaaaaaaaaattcattaaaatttgtttttttttattcatacTGATAGATAATATTAGATAATAGATAAGTTAATTCTTTATTCTCATAGATGTTCATATAAAATACATTGATACCTAATTATTacactaaaaaaatataaattaaaaattaaaaatataaaatattttaaagtaattcatcaaatttttttaattaattatcatcAAATGAAAAATGAAAGACTAAATATAGTAGTAGTTGTGCAATAGGTCAACCTACTTACTAATTGCAATTAAGTTATAGTCATAAATGTATATAACATAAATGAATTATATTTAatagataaaatatatatttacttttatGCCCTAGTTAAAATGAGactatttacttttatatccttatatatattaatgtaacCTACATAAAATGTGGAATAGAAGGACAAATTTGTCAATTCACAATTGTAATTTTTAATTGTCCGGCCACATTCAGTTACAAGTACTCAATCGATATAATTTATACTGTTCAAATTtatgtataattatttttttctattatATTATCCTACATTATTCTAGTATTGGAATTAGTAATTACAAAATTGTtaattaacaattttaaaattttattttttttattcacatttttagataagtaataatatataatagataAGTTAATTCTTTTTT comes from Henckelia pumila isolate YLH828 chromosome 4, ASM3356847v2, whole genome shotgun sequence and encodes:
- the LOC140860796 gene encoding LOW QUALITY PROTEIN: PR5-like receptor kinase (The sequence of the model RefSeq protein was modified relative to this genomic sequence to represent the inferred CDS: deleted 1 base in 1 codon), whose amino-acid sequence is MKKFVLGKSGLSVVRKILIGMALVVTVIIVVAIIIICLMKRRCCQILRIPLYQETNPDIEHFLLNNKSQAPRRYKYSQIKKMTKSFSDMLGQGGYGSVYKGMLPDGQFVVVKLLTETKGNGENFINEVASISKTSHVNIVNLLGFCYDTNKRALVYEFMSNKSLDKFISTNSDCQLDCKTLYKIAVGVARGLEYLHKGCNARIVHFDIKPQNILLDEEFCPKISDFGLAKLYKKKQSILSMAETRGTVGYIAPEVFSRNFGGVSHKSDVYSYGIMILEMAGAQNNVGIGSSQSGENDFIDKIYEQVILHETENMDAIASDQDEEKAIGKMFSVGFWCIQTVPSQRPSMSKVVEMLEGSLKSIQIPPKPFLFTPTTPLEPNSDLFPPVL